DNA sequence from the Verrucomicrobiia bacterium genome:
CCATCGTCGAGCGCCTCGAAAAGGTCCTCGCCCAGATTATCGAGCATGAGGAAAACGCCCGCGCCACCCTGCTCGAGAAAAAGCCCAAGGTCGTCTTCAACCATATTGGCCGTGCCTATGGTATTTTGGCCAATGCCCACAGTATTTCCTCGAAAGAAACCATGAACCTGCTATCTTTGATGCGATTGGGCGTCGATTTAGGCCTCTTTCCAGGCATGGACCGCTCGCTGGTTGATGAGTTATTCATTCTCACCCAGCCGGCCCATCTCCAGAAACAGCATTCTGAGAAACTTTCTGCCGAGGAACGGGACTTGCTCCGCGCTGATATGGTGCGCGAACGCCTTAAACCTATCAGCCGCCCGGTCGCCAGGCCACCCGCCCCGCCGGGCGGCGGATTGGACAAACAGTAGAATTGGCTGCATTTTGATCAGTAGTATTATGAGCGAAGAAGCGATGAACAATTTTACCCCGCGAGCCCAACAGGTCCTCGCACTCGCCCGCAAAGAGGCTGACCGGTTTAACCACAATTTCGTCGGCACCGAGCACCTCCTCCTGGGCCTTATCAAACTCGGCCAGGGCGTCGCCGTCAACGTCCTCCAGAAACTTGGCCTCGACCTGGAAACCGTCCGCATGGAAGTCGAGAAGCAGGTCGGCACCGGGCCTGACCAAAAAATGATCGGCAACATCCCTTACACACCGCGTGTCAAAAAGGTCCTCGCCCTCGCCGCCAAAGAAGCCAAGGCCCTTAACCATACCTATGTCGGCACCGAACATATCCTTTTAGGCCTCCTGCGCGAAGGTGATGGCGTCGCCGCCCGCGTCCTCAAAAACCTCGACGTCGATATCGAACAGACCCGTCAGGAAATCCTCAAGGAACTCGACCCCAATTTCGCCGCCCAGGAAGAATCCGGCTCCGCTGAATCTCCTTCCGAAAAGCCGGCCCCGGAGAAGAAGGGCGAAATCAAAACCCCGGCCCTCAAGGCCTTTGGACGCGACCTCACCGATATCGCCCGCAAAGGCGAGATGGACCCCGTCATCGGACGTAAGAGCGAAATCGAACGCGTCATCCAAATCCTTTGCCGCCGCACCAAAAACAACCCCGTCCTCCTCGGCGAGGCCGGTGTCGGCAAAACCGCCATCGTCGAGGGCCTCGCTCAGGAAATCGCCGCCGGCAATGTCCCCGAACTGCTTCGGGACAAACGCGTCATCACCCTCGACCTCGCCCTCATGGTCGCCGGCACCAAATACCGCGGCCAGTTTGAAGAGCGCATCAAAGCCGTCATGGACGAAATCCGCCGCTCCAAGAACATTATCCTCTTCATTGACGAGCTCCATACCATTGTCGGCGCCGGGTCCGCCGAAGGCACCATGGATGCCTCCAATATTATCAAGCCCGCCCTCAGCCGCGGTGAACTCCAGTGCATCGGCGCCACCACCCTCAACGAATACCGCAAATACATCGAAAAAGACGCCGCCCTCGAACGCCGGTTCCAGGCCGTCAAGGTCGAAGCACCCTCCATCGATGAGGCCATCCTCATCCTCAAGGGGCTCCGACCCAAATACGAAGAGCACCACAAAGCCGAATTTACTGACAAGGCCATCGAAGCCTCTGTCAAACTCTCCGACCGTTATATCACCGACCGGTACCTCCCGGATAAGGCCATCGATCTCATGGATGAAGCCGGCTCCCGCGCCCGCATCGGCACCATGACCCGCCCGCCTGAAGTCAAGGTCCTCGAAGGCGACATCGAGGAAATTAAGGCCAAGAAAGAGCGCGCCATCAAGAACCAGGATTTCGAGGGCGCTGCCGCCATGCGCGACAAAGAAAAGCAAGCCAAGGAAAAGCTCGAGACCGTTTTGAAAGAGTGGCGCACCGCCCGCGAGGAAAAGCGCGTCAAGGTCGATGAAGAGGACATCCTCCATGTCGTCTCCAAATGGACCGGCATCCCCCTCCAGCGCATGGAGCAGGGCGAAATGCAGCGCCTGATGCAGGTCGAAACCGAGATGGACAAGGTCGTCATCGGCCAGAAAGAAGCCGTCTCCGCCATGTGCAAAGCCCTTCGCCGCTCCCGCGCCGATCTCAAAGACCCGCGCCGCCCCATCGGCACCTTTGCCCTCCTCGGCCCTACGGGGGTCGGCAAGACGTTGCTGGCCAAAACCCTTGCCGAACAATTATTCGGCGATTCCAAAGCCCTCATCCAACTCGACATGAGCGAGTACATGGAAAAATTCAATGTCTCGCGCCTGATCGGTTCCCCTCCGGGCTATGTCGGTTACGAGGAAGGCGGCCAGCTCACTGAACAGGTCCGCCGCAAACCCTATTCCGTGGTTCTCTTCGACGAAATCGAGAAGGCCCATCCTGATGTCTGGAACCTGCTCCTGCAGATTCTCGAAGAGGGCAAGCTGACCGATAACATCGGACGGGTCGTCAATTTCAGGAATACTATCATCCTGATGACCTCCAACGTCGGCAGCGACACAATCAAAAAACAATCTACCATGGGTTTTTCGCCCATTTCCGACGAGAACAGTTACGAGAGAATGCGCGAGAAGATCCTCGATGAGGCCAAAAGGACCTTCCGCCCCGAGTTCCTCAACCGCTTGGACGACATCATCGTTTTCCGCGCCCTCACCAAGCCCGACCTCATCCAGATTCTCGACCTCGAAATCAACAAAGTCATGCATCGGCTTAAGGCCCGCAACATTGTGCTGCAACTCGATGAGGGCGCCAAAGACTTCCTGGTCACCCGCGGCTACGACCCGCAATACGGCGCCCGCCCAATGCGTAGGGGCGTCGAGCGCTTCCTCGAAGACCCCTTGGCCGAAGAAATCCTCAAAGGCGCCTTCCACGAAGGCGAACCGATCCTTGTGAGCGTGGATAAAGACCGCCTGGTCTTCTCCCAAAAAGCCCAAACCGAGGGCGCCGCCCTTTCGAGCTAGGTCGAAATAGGGACCCAGCCGCAAAAGAACACAAAGATCGCAAAGGGTCCTTATTATTTCCCTCTTTGTGTTCCTTGCGTTCCTTTGCGGCTAATAAGTCTTGTCACTTCCGGAACAACCATAGGATCAGTGTCAGGAACAGGCTCACCAAAATGCAGGTCACAATTGGAAAATAGAAAGTGAAGTTTCCTTTCGTGTAATTAATATCGCCCGGAAGCCGTCCCAACCAACCACGGCCAAAACCGGTCCAGAGCAAAACCCCAAGCGCCGCCAAGCCCAGTCCGGCTATCACGAGAAACTTGCCCAACTCATTCATTGAATCAACCCTCGACCATTTCGAGTGTTTCTTCAATCAACGCAGTGCTTTGAATCCGAGCCAATTTGCTGTAGAGCCCGCTGCCCGAGACCAGTTCATCGTGTGTGCCGCGCTCAATGATCTGGCCCTGGCGCATGACGAGTATCTGGTCGGCTTTGCGAATCGTGCTCAGGCGATGAGCGATGACGAAGCTGGTGCGATTAGCCAGGAGCCGTTC
Encoded proteins:
- a CDS encoding DUF2905 domain-containing protein, with the protein product MNELGKFLVIAGLGLAALGVLLWTGFGRGWLGRLPGDINYTKGNFTFYFPIVTCILVSLFLTLILWLFRK
- a CDS encoding ATP-dependent Clp protease ATP-binding subunit — protein: MSEEAMNNFTPRAQQVLALARKEADRFNHNFVGTEHLLLGLIKLGQGVAVNVLQKLGLDLETVRMEVEKQVGTGPDQKMIGNIPYTPRVKKVLALAAKEAKALNHTYVGTEHILLGLLREGDGVAARVLKNLDVDIEQTRQEILKELDPNFAAQEESGSAESPSEKPAPEKKGEIKTPALKAFGRDLTDIARKGEMDPVIGRKSEIERVIQILCRRTKNNPVLLGEAGVGKTAIVEGLAQEIAAGNVPELLRDKRVITLDLALMVAGTKYRGQFEERIKAVMDEIRRSKNIILFIDELHTIVGAGSAEGTMDASNIIKPALSRGELQCIGATTLNEYRKYIEKDAALERRFQAVKVEAPSIDEAILILKGLRPKYEEHHKAEFTDKAIEASVKLSDRYITDRYLPDKAIDLMDEAGSRARIGTMTRPPEVKVLEGDIEEIKAKKERAIKNQDFEGAAAMRDKEKQAKEKLETVLKEWRTAREEKRVKVDEEDILHVVSKWTGIPLQRMEQGEMQRLMQVETEMDKVVIGQKEAVSAMCKALRRSRADLKDPRRPIGTFALLGPTGVGKTLLAKTLAEQLFGDSKALIQLDMSEYMEKFNVSRLIGSPPGYVGYEEGGQLTEQVRRKPYSVVLFDEIEKAHPDVWNLLLQILEEGKLTDNIGRVVNFRNTIILMTSNVGSDTIKKQSTMGFSPISDENSYERMREKILDEAKRTFRPEFLNRLDDIIVFRALTKPDLIQILDLEINKVMHRLKARNIVLQLDEGAKDFLVTRGYDPQYGARPMRRGVERFLEDPLAEEILKGAFHEGEPILVSVDKDRLVFSQKAQTEGAALSS